From a region of the Prevotella melaninogenica genome:
- a CDS encoding ribonucleoside-diphosphate reductase subunit alpha, with protein sequence MNITKRNGEVEVYNNEKISIAIKKSFISTGKDISDSEIAGMVSEVEQFIKENPELRTVEDIQNRVEKCLMAHGHYDEAKNYILFRYQRNEQRQAINYIVWTADDRELADVLHSVAREYRNRSYSMVTLQEKFSSFTKPGMSQKDSIDALIKAAVELTTPEAPAWEMISARILSYRSEKKITRLEEELGLKTFYRKVKYMTEEGLYGDYILQNYSEEEINEAATFIDSERNKLLNYSGLDLLLKRYVIKNYSGKVIERVQEMFLGIALHLAMPEKEDRLMWVRRIYDLLSKLEVTMATPTLSNSRKPSHQLSSCFIDTVPDSLDGIYRSLDNFSQVSKFGGGMGMYFGKVRATGGNIRGFKGVAGGVIRWMRLVNDTAVAVDQLGMRQGAVAVYLDVWHKDLPEFLQLRTNNGDDRMKAHDIFPAISYPDLFWKMAEEDMNQNWSLFCPNEIMRIKGYCLEDCYGEEWERKYLDCVNDQRLSRRVISIKDIVRLVLRSAVETGTPFTFNRDTVNRANPNAHKGMIYCSNLCTEIAQNMAPIETVSKEVETKDGDTVVVTTTRPGEFVVCNLASLSLGRLPLEDEEKMKEKVATVVRALDNVINLNFYPVPYAQLTNQRYRSIGLGISGYHHALAKRRIKWESEEHLEFMDKVFETINRAAILASSNLAKEKGSYQFFEGSDWQTGAYFDKRGYDSAEWQDVRKTVALQGMRNAYLLAVAPTSSTSIIAGTTAGLDPIMKRFFLEEKKGSMLPRVAPELSDETYWMYKSAYLINQKWSVRASGVRQRHIDQAQSMNLYITNDFTMRQILDLYLLAWKEGVKTIYYVRSKSLEVEECESCSS encoded by the coding sequence ATGAATATAACAAAACGTAATGGAGAAGTAGAAGTCTATAATAACGAAAAGATTTCAATAGCCATTAAAAAGAGTTTTATAAGCACCGGAAAGGATATTTCAGACAGTGAGATAGCCGGAATGGTAAGCGAAGTAGAGCAGTTCATCAAAGAGAACCCTGAACTGCGCACTGTGGAGGATATCCAGAACCGTGTAGAGAAGTGTCTTATGGCACATGGTCATTACGATGAAGCAAAGAATTATATTCTCTTCCGCTATCAGCGTAATGAGCAGCGACAAGCTATTAATTACATTGTGTGGACTGCTGACGATCGTGAGTTGGCTGATGTGTTGCACAGTGTAGCTCGTGAATACCGCAATCGTTCTTATAGTATGGTGACTCTTCAGGAGAAGTTCTCAAGTTTCACTAAGCCTGGTATGTCACAGAAGGACTCAATTGATGCACTTATCAAGGCTGCTGTAGAATTGACAACACCAGAGGCTCCAGCATGGGAGATGATTTCAGCACGTATTCTTTCTTATCGTTCTGAAAAGAAAATCACCCGTTTGGAGGAAGAATTGGGACTCAAGACCTTCTATCGTAAGGTTAAATATATGACCGAAGAAGGACTTTATGGTGATTATATTCTTCAGAACTATAGCGAAGAAGAAATCAATGAGGCTGCTACTTTCATTGATTCTGAACGCAATAAACTCCTTAATTATTCAGGTCTTGATCTACTTCTAAAGCGTTATGTTATAAAGAATTACTCTGGTAAAGTGATTGAGCGTGTACAGGAAATGTTCCTTGGAATTGCACTTCATCTTGCTATGCCAGAGAAGGAAGACCGCCTTATGTGGGTACGTCGCATCTATGACTTACTCAGCAAGTTGGAAGTAACGATGGCAACCCCTACCCTCTCTAACTCTCGTAAGCCAAGTCATCAGCTTTCAAGTTGCTTCATTGACACCGTACCAGACAGTTTGGATGGTATTTATCGTAGCTTGGATAACTTCTCACAGGTGAGCAAGTTTGGCGGTGGTATGGGTATGTACTTCGGTAAAGTACGTGCTACAGGTGGTAATATCCGTGGTTTTAAGGGCGTAGCTGGTGGTGTTATCCGCTGGATGCGACTCGTTAATGACACTGCTGTAGCTGTTGATCAGTTAGGTATGCGCCAAGGTGCCGTAGCCGTTTACTTAGATGTATGGCACAAAGACCTACCAGAATTCCTGCAACTTCGTACCAACAACGGTGATGATCGTATGAAGGCACACGACATATTCCCAGCTATCAGTTATCCTGACCTTTTCTGGAAGATGGCAGAGGAAGACATGAATCAGAACTGGTCGCTCTTCTGTCCTAACGAAATTATGCGTATCAAGGGTTATTGTCTTGAGGATTGTTATGGTGAAGAGTGGGAACGTAAGTATCTTGATTGTGTTAATGATCAGCGCCTTTCACGTCGTGTTATCAGCATTAAGGATATTGTTAGATTGGTTCTTCGTTCTGCTGTTGAGACCGGAACACCATTCACATTCAACCGTGACACGGTAAACAGAGCTAATCCTAACGCCCATAAGGGTATGATTTACTGCTCTAATCTCTGTACTGAGATAGCTCAGAACATGGCTCCTATTGAGACTGTATCTAAGGAAGTAGAGACTAAGGATGGTGATACTGTCGTCGTTACAACTACTCGTCCGGGTGAGTTTGTAGTATGTAACTTGGCAAGTTTGTCACTTGGTAGACTTCCATTGGAGGATGAGGAGAAGATGAAAGAAAAGGTAGCAACCGTTGTTCGTGCACTCGACAACGTTATCAACCTTAACTTCTATCCTGTTCCTTATGCACAACTTACCAACCAGCGTTATCGTTCTATTGGCTTGGGTATTAGTGGTTATCACCATGCTCTTGCTAAGCGTCGCATTAAGTGGGAGAGTGAAGAGCATTTGGAGTTTATGGATAAGGTGTTCGAGACAATCAACCGAGCAGCTATCCTTGCCAGTTCAAATCTTGCTAAAGAGAAGGGAAGCTATCAATTCTTTGAGGGAAGTGACTGGCAAACAGGTGCCTACTTTGATAAGCGTGGTTATGACAGTGCTGAATGGCAGGATGTTCGTAAGACAGTTGCATTGCAGGGTATGCGTAATGCTTATCTTCTTGCTGTCGCTCCAACCAGCAGTACAAGTATTATTGCAGGTACAACAGCCGGCTTAGACCCAATTATGAAGCGTTTCTTCTTGGAAGAGAAGAAGGGAAGTATGCTTCCACGTGTTGCTCCTGAGCTTTCAGATGAGACCTACTGGATGTATAAGAGTGCTTATCTTATCAATCAGAAATGGAGTGTTCGTGCTTCTGGTGTACGTCAGCGTCATATCGATCAGGCACAGAGTATGAACCTATATATAACTAATGACTTCACAATGCGTCAGATTCTCGACCTTTACCTACTTGCTTGGAAAGAGGGTGTTAAGACTATCTACTATGTCCGTAGTAAGTCATTAGAGGTGGAAGAGTGTGAGAGCTGCTCATCATAA
- a CDS encoding DUF3108 domain-containing protein: MKKLKIYIVCLFAMIAVSATAQCTFRNTAFSSGEYLTYNLYYNWKFIWVKAGTASWYTVSSTYKGIPAYRASLTTRGNGKLDDYFVLRDTLLTYNSKQMEPLYFRKGAREGKRYTVDEVFYTYPNDKCKVRQHRINNEGKHHWMENTYDDCSFDMMSIFLRARSFNPENWKKGEVVKFPIVDGNSRHPARIIYGGKENIKADNDHKYRCLRLTYYEYEDDKWREIANFYVTDDSNHIPIRLDMRLKFGSAKAFLVSMKGINGPITSEVK, from the coding sequence ATGAAAAAGTTGAAGATTTATATAGTTTGTCTCTTTGCGATGATTGCCGTCAGTGCCACCGCACAGTGTACATTCCGTAACACGGCTTTTAGCAGTGGAGAGTATCTTACCTACAACCTTTATTATAACTGGAAGTTTATTTGGGTAAAGGCAGGTACAGCTTCTTGGTATACGGTTTCCTCTACTTATAAGGGTATTCCGGCTTATCGTGCTTCGTTGACGACACGTGGTAATGGTAAACTTGACGATTACTTTGTATTGCGTGACACGTTACTTACTTATAATTCAAAGCAGATGGAGCCACTCTACTTCCGTAAGGGAGCAAGGGAAGGAAAGCGATATACGGTAGATGAGGTATTCTACACTTATCCAAATGATAAATGTAAGGTACGCCAACACAGAATCAATAACGAGGGAAAACATCACTGGATGGAGAATACATACGATGATTGTTCTTTCGATATGATGAGTATCTTCTTGCGTGCACGTAGTTTCAATCCTGAGAACTGGAAGAAAGGTGAGGTAGTGAAGTTCCCTATCGTAGATGGAAACAGCCGTCATCCTGCTCGTATTATCTATGGTGGTAAGGAGAATATCAAAGCTGATAATGATCATAAGTATCGTTGTTTACGTCTTACCTATTATGAATATGAGGATGATAAGTGGCGTGAAATTGCTAACTTCTATGTAACGGACGACAGCAACCATATCCCTATTCGTCTTGATATGCGTCTGAAGTTCGGATCAGCTAAGGCTTTCCTTGTTTCTATGAAGGGAATTAATGGTCCGATTACATCAGAGGTAAAATAG
- a CDS encoding ribonucleotide-diphosphate reductase subunit beta, with translation MDNQLKRNTLFNPSGDIDLRLRRMIGGNTTNLNDFNNMKYSWVSDWYRQAMNNFWIPEEINLSQDFKDYPRLEKAERVAYDKILSFLVFLDSLQSNNLPTLSEYITANEVNLCLHIQAFQECIHSQSYSYMLDTICSPEERNDILYQWKTDEHLLNRNKFIGDCYNEFHEKRDKFSLMKTLIANFILEGIYFYSGFMFFYNLSRNGKMSGSAQEIRYINRDENTHLWLFRSIILELKKEEPDMFTPEKIKVYEDMMREGVRQEIAWGQYVIGNDVQGLNAQMVSDYIRYLGNLRWSGLGFGFLYDDNQKEPENMKWVSQYSNANMVKTDFFEAKSTAYAKSTALIDDL, from the coding sequence ATGGACAATCAATTAAAACGTAATACCTTATTCAATCCTTCAGGCGATATCGACTTGCGCTTGAGACGGATGATTGGTGGTAACACTACTAACTTGAATGACTTCAATAACATGAAGTATTCATGGGTGAGTGACTGGTACAGACAGGCAATGAACAACTTCTGGATTCCAGAAGAAATCAATCTTTCACAGGACTTTAAGGATTATCCACGTCTTGAAAAGGCTGAACGAGTAGCTTACGACAAGATTCTGAGCTTCCTTGTTTTCCTTGATTCGCTTCAAAGCAACAACCTTCCAACGCTTAGTGAGTATATCACTGCAAACGAGGTAAACCTCTGTCTGCATATTCAGGCATTCCAAGAGTGTATCCATAGTCAGAGTTATAGCTATATGCTCGATACTATTTGTAGTCCTGAAGAGCGTAACGACATTCTCTATCAATGGAAGACCGATGAGCATCTCTTGAACCGTAATAAGTTTATTGGTGACTGTTACAATGAGTTCCATGAGAAACGTGATAAGTTCAGTTTGATGAAGACGCTTATTGCTAACTTCATCCTTGAAGGTATCTACTTCTACAGCGGATTTATGTTCTTCTATAATCTTAGCCGAAATGGTAAGATGTCGGGTTCTGCACAGGAGATTCGCTATATCAATAGAGATGAGAATACACACCTCTGGCTCTTCCGTAGCATTATTCTTGAGCTGAAGAAAGAGGAGCCTGATATGTTTACTCCAGAGAAGATAAAGGTTTATGAGGATATGATGCGTGAGGGTGTACGTCAGGAGATAGCATGGGGGCAATACGTTATCGGCAACGATGTGCAGGGTCTTAACGCTCAGATGGTGTCTGATTACATCCGTTATTTGGGTAATCTTCGCTGGTCTGGACTTGGCTTTGGTTTCCTCTATGATGACAACCAAAAAGAGCCTGAGAACATGAAGTGGGTAAGTCAGTATTCTAATGCTAACATGGTAAAGACCGACTTCTTTGAGGCTAAGAGTACAGCATACGCTAAAAGTACAGCATTGATTGACGACTTGTAA
- the ychF gene encoding redox-regulated ATPase YchF, giving the protein MALKCGIVGLPNVGKSTLFNCLSSAKAQAANFPFCTIEPNLGVITVPDERLNKLAEIVHPGRIVPATCEIVDIAGLVKGASKGEGLGNKFLGNIRECDAIIHVIRCFEDDNVVREGGMAVNPIEDKEIIDTELQLKDLETIEAQLAKQQKVAAAGNKDAKVMVSVLEAYKEVLEQGKNARSVEFESKEEQQAAHDLFLLTTKPVLYVCNVDESSAKTGNEYSQMIEKIAAEEGAEAMIIAAKTEEDIASLESYEDKKMFLDELGLEESGVSRLINKAYHLLNLQTFITAGEMEVKAWTFHKGWKAPQCAGVIHTDFEKGFIRAEVIKYDDYIKYGSEAAIREAGKLGIEGKEYVVQDGDIMHFRFNV; this is encoded by the coding sequence ATGGCATTAAAATGTGGTATAGTAGGACTGCCAAACGTAGGTAAGTCCACACTTTTCAACTGCTTGAGCAGTGCCAAAGCACAAGCAGCTAACTTCCCTTTCTGTACGATTGAGCCGAACCTCGGTGTAATTACCGTTCCTGACGAGCGTTTGAATAAGCTTGCTGAGATTGTTCATCCAGGACGAATCGTACCTGCTACCTGTGAGATTGTCGACATCGCAGGACTCGTTAAGGGTGCTTCAAAGGGTGAAGGATTGGGTAACAAGTTCCTTGGCAATATCCGCGAGTGCGATGCTATCATTCATGTAATCCGCTGTTTCGAGGACGATAACGTGGTACGTGAGGGTGGTATGGCAGTCAACCCAATTGAAGATAAGGAGATTATCGATACAGAGTTGCAGCTCAAAGACCTTGAAACCATCGAGGCACAGCTTGCTAAACAGCAGAAGGTTGCTGCTGCAGGCAATAAAGATGCTAAGGTAATGGTATCTGTCTTGGAAGCTTATAAAGAAGTGTTAGAGCAGGGTAAGAATGCTCGTAGCGTTGAGTTTGAAAGCAAGGAAGAACAGCAAGCAGCGCACGACCTCTTCCTCCTGACAACAAAACCTGTACTTTACGTTTGCAATGTAGACGAATCAAGTGCGAAGACAGGTAATGAATACAGTCAGATGATTGAGAAGATTGCTGCTGAAGAAGGTGCTGAAGCAATGATTATCGCTGCTAAGACAGAGGAAGATATTGCTTCTTTGGAGAGCTATGAGGATAAGAAAATGTTCCTTGACGAGCTTGGCTTGGAAGAAAGCGGTGTGAGCCGACTCATCAATAAAGCATATCATCTGCTCAACCTCCAGACCTTCATCACCGCTGGTGAGATGGAGGTAAAGGCATGGACCTTCCATAAAGGGTGGAAAGCACCGCAGTGTGCGGGTGTTATCCATACCGACTTTGAGAAGGGATTCATCCGTGCAGAGGTCATCAAGTACGACGATTACATTAAATATGGTTCTGAGGCAGCTATTCGTGAGGCTGGTAAACTCGGTATCGAAGGTAAGGAGTACGTTGTACAAGACGGTGACATCATGCACTTTAGATTTAATGTATAG
- a CDS encoding ketopantoate reductase family protein, with product MDILIIGLGVIGTTYASVFKEAGHNVEHYIREGSNKEYISNIEVTLLDGRESSKGIQVKKEYTVNPHSKKEYDMIFVSISQGNIANVMEILRKEAFKGTILLCCNLWYDKQYLDKIMQGYDYILGFPVAGGCIKIKKEELITKAELDCCLFDHFMIESKNKTTISNYEAISNLFKSSNIKLEKPYDMLEWIWIHMAINAAVISVIGKNGDINDSIASVHKLMNSLKLLATTIKTIRETTKIAASRGINMKHYRNELWIYKLPAQLSAIFMKRMFATNNLTRRIMELHGNIDDLLYICNSVYKEGNINNVSAPLFYQSLEDITRRITNK from the coding sequence ATGGATATATTAATTATAGGATTAGGAGTTATCGGAACAACTTATGCTTCTGTGTTTAAAGAGGCTGGACACAATGTTGAACATTATATTCGGGAAGGAAGTAATAAGGAATATATAAGCAATATTGAAGTTACATTATTAGATGGAAGAGAATCATCAAAAGGTATTCAAGTTAAAAAAGAGTATACAGTAAATCCACATTCAAAGAAAGAATATGACATGATTTTCGTAAGTATCTCACAAGGGAATATTGCCAATGTGATGGAGATACTACGAAAAGAAGCATTCAAAGGCACAATACTCTTATGCTGTAATCTATGGTATGACAAGCAATATCTTGATAAAATTATGCAAGGATATGATTATATCTTAGGCTTTCCCGTTGCTGGAGGTTGCATAAAAATAAAAAAAGAAGAGCTTATTACTAAAGCTGAACTTGATTGTTGTTTATTCGATCATTTCATGATAGAGTCTAAAAATAAGACAACCATATCAAATTATGAGGCTATTTCTAATCTATTTAAGTCCTCTAACATAAAACTTGAAAAGCCTTATGACATGTTGGAATGGATATGGATACACATGGCTATCAACGCTGCAGTTATCTCTGTCATAGGTAAAAATGGAGACATAAATGACAGTATAGCATCAGTTCATAAACTTATGAATTCTCTAAAGCTATTGGCAACTACGATTAAAACTATTCGCGAGACAACAAAAATAGCTGCTTCACGTGGTATTAATATGAAACATTACAGAAATGAATTATGGATATATAAACTACCAGCTCAACTTTCTGCCATTTTCATGAAGCGTATGTTTGCCACAAATAATCTTACAAGAAGGATTATGGAACTACATGGAAACATTGATGACTTATTGTATATATGCAATAGCGTATATAAAGAAGGAAACATAAACAATGTTTCAGCTCCACTTTTTTATCAGTCTTTAGAAGATATTACAAGAAGAATTACAAATAAATAA
- the lgt gene encoding prolipoprotein diacylglyceryl transferase yields MNNLLYIAWQPSEVIFQLGPLPIRWYGMCWLVGLALGYFMMQWLFKRHKFPPSQFDPLFLYVFFGVLIGARLGHCLFYEPEEFLTSWKGFISIFIPIREMADGSWKYVGYQGLASHGGVAGLLIALFLYIRNMKMNTWVVLDFFGIVSGITACFIRLGNLMNSEIIGKVTDVPWAFIFYNVDDKPRHPGQLYEAIAYLVIFLLIYLIYRKYPKKVGTGLYFGLCLTLIFTFRFFIEYTKEIQVAFEAGLPIDMGQILSIPLIALGVWSILRSRGKEGKLP; encoded by the coding sequence ATGAACAATCTACTTTATATTGCATGGCAGCCAAGTGAAGTGATTTTCCAACTTGGTCCCCTTCCTATTCGTTGGTACGGAATGTGTTGGCTAGTAGGTCTTGCCTTGGGATATTTTATGATGCAGTGGCTTTTCAAGCGTCATAAATTCCCTCCATCACAGTTTGATCCTCTCTTCCTCTATGTCTTCTTTGGCGTATTGATAGGTGCTCGCTTAGGTCATTGTCTTTTCTATGAACCAGAGGAATTCCTCACTTCATGGAAAGGATTCATATCTATCTTTATTCCTATCCGCGAAATGGCTGACGGTTCATGGAAGTATGTGGGCTATCAAGGACTTGCATCGCATGGTGGAGTAGCTGGATTGCTTATTGCCCTCTTCCTTTATATACGCAATATGAAGATGAATACGTGGGTAGTACTTGATTTCTTCGGAATCGTATCAGGTATTACAGCCTGCTTTATTCGTCTTGGAAACCTAATGAATTCAGAGATTATTGGTAAGGTAACAGACGTTCCTTGGGCTTTTATCTTCTATAATGTAGACGATAAACCACGCCATCCGGGACAGCTCTATGAGGCAATAGCCTACTTAGTTATCTTCCTTCTTATTTATTTAATATATAGGAAGTATCCGAAGAAAGTGGGTACAGGACTCTATTTCGGACTCTGTCTTACGCTCATTTTCACCTTCCGTTTCTTTATTGAATACACGAAGGAGATACAGGTAGCCTTTGAGGCAGGTTTGCCAATTGATATGGGACAGATATTGAGTATTCCTCTTATAGCCCTCGGTGTATGGTCAATCTTACGCTCAAGAGGGAAAGAAGGAAAACTACCATAA
- the mutS gene encoding DNA mismatch repair protein MutS, translating to MAKDDKGLTPMMKQFFSMKAQHPGALMLFRCGDFYETYGEDAVESARILGITLTRRNNGGNGDSIEMAGFPHHALDTYLPKLIRAGKRVAICDQLEDPKKKREAIKGKKGLSAMDKMVKRGITELVTPGVAMSDNVLNYKENNFLAAVHFGKGSCGVSFLDISTGEFLTGEGTFDYVEKLLGNFQPKEVLFDRAKKQDFERYFGTRLCTFEMDDWVFTDQTARQKLLKHFGTKNLKGFGVDHLNNGVVAAGAILQYLEITQHTQINHITSLARIEEDKYVRMDRFTIRSLELIAPMNEGGSSLLNVIDNTITPMGGRMLRRWMVFPLKDEKPINERLDVVDYLFREPDFRECINEQFHRIGDLERIISKVAVGRVSPREVVQLKNALMAIQPVKTACLYAKSDTLKRIGEQLNLCESLRDRIEKEIQPDPPQLVNKGDVIALGYNQELDDLRSIRDNGKQYLLEIQEKEIAQTGITSLKIGFNNVFGYYLEVRNTFKDKVPENWIRKQTLAQAERYITPELKEYEEKILGADEKILALETQLYMELIQDMQEFIPQIQINANLIAHLDCLLSFMKVSQMQRYVRPVVDDSEVLDIKQGRHPVIETQLPIGEQYVPNDVLLDTEHQQIMMITGPNMAGKSALLRQTALIVLLAQIGCFVPAERARIGMVDKIFTRVGASDNISLGESTFMVEMTEASNILNNVTPRSLVLFDELGRGTSTYDGISIAWAIVEYLHEHSRAQARTLFATHYHELNEMEKNFPRIKNFNVSVKQVDGKIIFVRKLEKGGSEHSFGIHVAEIAGMPRSIVKRANIILKELEKDNSQVGSVGKAAVERLDQSTEGVQLSFFQLDDPVLTQIRDEILGLDVNNLTPVEALNKLNDIKKIVKG from the coding sequence ATGGCAAAAGATGATAAGGGATTAACCCCGATGATGAAACAGTTCTTCTCAATGAAGGCACAACATCCTGGAGCATTGATGCTCTTTAGGTGTGGTGACTTCTATGAGACGTATGGTGAGGATGCTGTGGAGTCGGCAAGAATACTCGGTATTACCCTTACACGTCGTAATAATGGTGGTAATGGCGACTCGATAGAGATGGCTGGTTTCCCACATCATGCCCTTGATACTTATCTTCCTAAGCTTATTCGTGCTGGAAAGCGTGTGGCTATCTGTGATCAGTTAGAGGACCCAAAGAAGAAACGTGAGGCTATCAAAGGCAAGAAAGGTCTGTCGGCTATGGACAAGATGGTGAAGCGTGGTATTACAGAACTTGTTACTCCGGGTGTTGCCATGAGCGATAACGTACTGAACTATAAGGAAAATAACTTCCTTGCTGCGGTACACTTTGGTAAAGGGTCATGTGGTGTCAGTTTCTTAGACATATCTACAGGAGAGTTCCTAACAGGTGAAGGCACCTTTGATTACGTTGAAAAGCTATTGGGTAACTTCCAACCAAAGGAAGTACTCTTCGACCGTGCGAAGAAGCAAGACTTCGAACGCTACTTCGGTACACGGCTTTGTACATTCGAGATGGACGATTGGGTGTTTACTGATCAGACGGCACGACAGAAGCTATTAAAGCATTTTGGAACAAAGAATCTAAAGGGTTTCGGTGTCGATCATCTGAATAATGGTGTTGTTGCTGCAGGTGCTATTCTGCAGTATTTAGAGATTACACAGCACACACAAATAAATCATATCACTTCTTTAGCACGTATCGAAGAAGATAAATACGTGCGTATGGACCGTTTCACTATCCGTTCTTTGGAGCTGATTGCCCCAATGAATGAAGGTGGATCATCGCTTTTGAACGTCATAGACAATACGATTACGCCAATGGGTGGACGTATGTTGCGCCGTTGGATGGTCTTCCCACTGAAGGATGAAAAGCCTATCAATGAGCGTTTAGACGTGGTTGATTATCTCTTCCGAGAGCCAGATTTCCGCGAATGTATCAATGAGCAGTTCCATCGCATTGGCGACTTAGAGCGTATTATCTCAAAGGTAGCTGTCGGTCGTGTGTCACCTCGTGAGGTAGTGCAGCTGAAGAATGCCCTTATGGCTATCCAACCTGTTAAAACAGCCTGCCTTTATGCAAAGAGCGATACGCTGAAGAGGATTGGAGAACAGCTGAACCTCTGTGAGTCTTTACGTGATAGAATAGAGAAAGAGATACAGCCTGACCCTCCACAGTTGGTGAATAAAGGCGACGTGATAGCCTTAGGTTATAATCAAGAACTCGATGATTTGCGTTCTATTCGTGATAATGGAAAGCAGTATCTGTTAGAGATTCAAGAGAAGGAGATTGCTCAGACAGGTATTACCTCGTTGAAAATAGGATTCAATAACGTGTTCGGCTATTACTTGGAGGTGCGCAATACCTTTAAAGACAAGGTGCCTGAGAATTGGATTCGTAAGCAGACATTAGCGCAGGCAGAGCGTTATATTACCCCTGAACTTAAGGAATACGAAGAGAAGATACTCGGTGCCGACGAGAAGATATTGGCTTTGGAGACTCAGCTTTATATGGAGCTGATACAGGATATGCAGGAGTTTATTCCGCAGATACAAATCAATGCCAATCTCATTGCCCATCTCGATTGTCTACTTTCATTTATGAAGGTATCGCAGATGCAGCGTTATGTGCGTCCAGTAGTGGACGATTCGGAGGTATTAGACATTAAACAGGGTCGCCATCCAGTGATTGAAACACAGCTGCCGATAGGTGAACAGTATGTGCCTAATGATGTACTGCTTGATACGGAACACCAACAGATCATGATGATTACGGGTCCGAATATGGCTGGTAAGTCTGCTTTGTTGCGACAAACAGCCCTTATTGTACTGTTAGCACAGATCGGTTGCTTCGTTCCTGCTGAACGAGCACGCATCGGAATGGTGGATAAAATCTTCACACGTGTGGGTGCTTCGGATAACATTTCATTAGGAGAATCAACCTTTATGGTTGAGATGACGGAGGCTTCAAACATCCTTAATAATGTCACTCCACGCTCTTTAGTACTCTTTGATGAGCTTGGACGTGGTACAAGTACGTATGATGGTATTAGCATTGCGTGGGCGATTGTAGAGTATCTACACGAACATTCGCGTGCACAAGCACGTACCCTCTTTGCTACACACTACCATGAATTGAACGAGATGGAGAAGAATTTCCCTCGTATCAAGAACTTTAATGTCTCTGTTAAGCAAGTGGATGGAAAGATCATCTTCGTTCGTAAGTTGGAGAAAGGCGGTAGTGAGCATTCATTTGGTATTCATGTAGCAGAGATAGCGGGTATGCCTCGTTCTATTGTTAAGCGTGCAAACATTATACTCAAGGAGCTTGAAAAGGATAATTCACAAGTAGGTAGTGTCGGTAAGGCTGCCGTTGAGCGTCTTGACCAGAGTACAGAAGGTGTTCAACTCTCCTTCTTCCAACTCGATGATCCCGTCCTCACACAGATTCGTGACGAAATCCTCGGTCTTGATGTCAATAATCTTACACCTGTTGAAGCCCTCAATAAGCTGAATGATATTAAGAAAATCGTAAAGGGATAG